ACGAGGTGGATCGCTTCGCCGATGATGCATTGGCCGACCTCAAAGCCTCGGTGGCGTCGATATGGCCCGAGCTGATGCCGCACGTGGAAGATGTCGGCGAAGCGACGCAACTGCACAAGGCACGCTATCGCGACGTGGTGCTCAAGCGTCCGCACCGTGGACGTCTGGTCGTGATCGGCGACGCCGCGCACGCGATGAGCCCGCAGCTCGGCCAGGGCGTGAACATGGCGCTGCTCGACGCCATGGCGCTGGCCGAGGCCTTGCGCGAACACGATGGGGTGGACGCCGCACTGCACGCCTATCGCCGCGAGCGCCAGGCCCATGTGCGCACCTATCAACGACTCAGCCGATGGCTGACGCCGCTCTTCCAGTCGGACCGTGCCTGGCTCGGCCACGGCCGCGACGCCCTCTTCGGCCCACTCGGCCGCTTGCCGGGTTCGCGCGGCAACGCGCTGAGCATCCTTACCGGAGAGGCCCGGCTGCCTCGTCGCCAGTCACGTAGCGATATCGCGTTACCCGACGCCCTCGACGAGGTGCAGTAGCGGAAACGGCCTGCCCTCGCCGTCGGTTTCCGAGCGGCCGGCCACGGTGAATCCTTTGGCGCGGTAGAAGTCGAGCGCTTGCGGGTTCTGTTCGTTCACGTCCACCGTGAGCGCGCCCTTGCGCGAGCGGGCATGCTCGAGCAGGCGCGATCCGCCGCCTTTTCCGGCATGCGGGGGATCGATGAAGAGCGCCTCCAGCTTCGTGCCGTCCAGGCCCATGAAGCCGATGGGCTGGCCGTCGGCCTCCAGTACCCATACCTCGAGGAAAACCAGGGCACCGTCCCTCACGGCGGGAATGAGCGCCTCGATATCCGCCTCGCTCAGGAAGGTATGCGTAGCGCGCACCGAGCGCAGCCACAGGGCGAGGAGTCGCTCGCCATCCTCCGGCGTGGACTGCCGGATCGTGATGTTGTCCATGGGTGAATCCCTTTCGTTCGACATGTAAGCGTATACGAACGCGGTGCCTCCGCACAGGTGTGATGCACGCCTCATTACCGGCACCACAGGCGAGAACGGCTTCCTTCGGCATGAAGCTGTCACAGATACTCCGGACACTCCCACCGCAGGGCAAAAAACCACGACGTCGCCGCGCACCCCCATGGTGAGGGGCATCGCCGCGTCCACCACAAGGGTGAGTCATGACCTCGGAAGATCGCCGTAATTTCCTGAAACTGTCACTTGGCGCGATGGCGGCCGGCGCGATGCCGGCGTCGATCCAGAAAGCGCTGGCGGCACCCGCGCTGCGCCGCACCGGCACGATCATGGACATCGAACACGTGGTGATCCTCATGCAGGAGAACCGCTCGTTCGACCACTACTTCGGGAGCATGCGCGGCGTGCGCGGCTTCGGCGATCCGCGCCCCTTCACCCTGGCCAGCGGCAAGTCGGTGTGGCACCAGCCGCGTACGCCCGGCAGCGACGACGTGCTGCTGCCGTTCCGACCCGAGGCCGACGACCTCGGCCTGCAGTTCATCGAAGACCTGCCGCACGGCTGGAACGACACGCATGCGGCCTGGAACGCCGGCCGTTACGACGCCTGGGTGCCGAGCAAGGGCACCACGACCATGGCCTACCTCACTCGCGAAGACATCCCGTTCCACTACGCGCTGGCCGATGCATTCACCCTCTGCGACGCCTACCACTGCTCGCTGCTCACCTCGACCGACCCCAACCGCTACTACATGTGGACGGGCTACGTGGGCAACGACGGCACGGGCGGCGGCCCGGTGATCGACAACGCCGAGAAGGGCTATGGCTGGACGACCTATCCCGAGCGCCTGGAAGCCGGCGGCGTCTCGTGGAAGATCTACCAGGACATCGGCGAAGGCCTCGATGCCGCCGGCTCCTGGGGCTGGACGCACAACCCGTACATCGGCAATTACGGCGACAACTCGCTGCTCTACTTCAACCCGTACCGCAACGCCCAGCCCGGCAGCGCGCTCTACGAGAAGGCACGCACCGGCACGAACGCCCTGTCGGGCCAGTCGCTGTTCGAGATCCTGCGGGCCGACGTGATGGCCGACAAGCTGCCGCAGGTGTCGTGGATCGCGGCTCCCGAGGCGTACACCGAGCACCCGAGCTGGCCGGCGAACTACGGCGCCTGGTACGTCGATCAGGTACTCGACGCGCTCACCGCCAATCCCGAGGTGTGGGGCAAGACGGCGCTCTTCATCACCTATGACGAGAACGACGGCTTCTTCGACCACGTCGTGCCGCCGTATCCGCCCGCATCGCGTGACCAGGGCCTGTCGACGGTAAGCATCGACGGCGAGATCTACGCCGGCGGCCACGGCTTCACCACCGGCGCCTACGGCCTCGGTGTGCGCGTGCCGATGATGGTGGTCTCGCCGTGGAGCAAGGGCGGCTGGGTCTGTTCGGAAACCTACGACCACACCTCGATCATCCGTTTCCTCGAACGCCGTTTCGGCGTGCGCGAGCCGAACATCTCGGCGTGGCGCCGCGCGATCTGCGGCGACCTCACCAACGCCTTCGACTTCTCCCAACGCGACGCCGATGCCCCGCGCCTGCCCGCCACGACGGGCTACCGACCGGACCAGGGCAACCATGCGACCTTCCATCCGGTCGCGCCGTCGACGGGTCAGCGATTGCCCGAGCAGGAACCCGGTCGCCGCCGCGCCCGCGCGTTGCCCTACGCCGTCGACGTCACCGGCCGCCTCGACCTCGACGAAGGCCGCTACTGGATCGACTTCGACAACACGGGCTCGGCCGGTGCGTTCTTCCACGTCTCCTCCGCCGCGCGTTCGGACGGTCCGTGGGCGTATACGGTCGAGGCGGGGAAGCGGCTTTCCGACTATTGGACGAGCGCGTACAGCGGTAACGCCTACGACCTCACCGTGCACGGTCCGAACGGATTCCTGCGCCAGTTCGCCGGCACGCAGCCGTCGGGCGCCGGCGATCGGGATCGCATGGCGCTGCCCGAGGTGAGCATCGCGCATTCGGGTCTTCCGGGACTGCTTCGCGTGGTGCTGGAAAACCACGGCAGCCGTCCGTGCTTCGTCACCGTGAAGTCGAACGACTACGGCCGGCAACCGCCACGCCGCCACCTCCTGCTTCCGGGCGCGAGAATGGAAAGCCTCTGGGACATTCTCGGCAGCGACCACTGGTATGACCTCAGCGTCACCTGCGACACCGATCCGCGCTTCCTGCGCCGGTTGGCGGGGCATCGGGAGACCGGCAGGGCGTCGTTGAGCGATCCGGCGTTGTCGCGCTGATCCGATAGATGCCATTCACGCAATGAAGCTCTTTACTCGAAAAGGGAATCGATGTGCTCCATCCACTTCTTGCGGCGCTCAACAGTGGACGACTTAGTTTCTTTCGCCATCGCATCCAGCAATGCTTTTCTTGCATTCTCTCGAATATAGGGATGTAGATACTTAATGGTTACAATTGTATTATTTTCTTTTCGCGTTCGCGCATCGACAAGGCCAGCCGCCCCCATGCTTACTAAGTAGCCTCTGAAGTAATCGGCCCATGAAGCCAAGCCTTCCGGTCGCAAAGACGCCAGATCCAGATCTTTTCCCCTCTCCTCTGCTCTAGATGCAGCAAAGCAGAGCATCATACCGGCGGGCGACGAGTCTTCAAGGAAGTTTTGTACGAAGGTAGTGTTAAAAGTCCCTTCTTCTTCACGCTCGACACCGTTCTGCGATAGATTGTCTGCCTGTGTCGCCATCGCCTTGAGTGAATCATCGAGCGCGTTAAAACGATCCGGAATCTGCCCGAGTAAGTCTCGGATAGACTCGTGCTGATCTTTAATCCTAGTGAGGTTATCGGAAATTTCTCCGGAAACCACTCTCAATCGCTCCTGCTCATCTTCCATACTCTTCGCCTGAGCCTCCCCTGAGGAAACCAGCGCCCTCATTATTTCTTTCGAATGTTGGATCTCTCGCGAAATAGCGCCTAGGCTACCTAAGCTCTGCGCCAGACCCGAATTAGCTACGAAGGAATAGATTATCGCAACTAGGCCGAGCATTAACGACGTAATGGTCGCGACATTGGTAAGATAGGTTGTGAAATCTGGCACCCCCATCCAGTAGAGGACGCTCAGGTTGATAATGACCAACACTGCGAGAATGCCGCAATAAATAAAGTGAAGCCTGAGTCGCTCATACGCTACAAATTCGGTGCTCATGACTCCCCCTTAAAGACGTTTCTTGTTTGATTCCAACTCTACCTCATCAACGGCGGGGTGCTCCACTCATCAACTGAGTAAGTGTCAGCACCTATCGCAGGCGAAGCACATGCCTCCCGCTGCCGAAAACGACTTCGGTTTTCCCCGGAAGCCCGACGGACGCTTGTGCCCCCACCGGCACCACCACGTCGATGGTCACCTCGCGTCCGTCCCTGCGCCAGGCCACCGACGCCTCGCCATAAGGCGTCATCACCGCCGCCGAGGCATGGTCCAGCCATGCCGTCAGCGCGGGTTTCACCCCGATGCGTTTCCAGCCGGGCGCCAGCGGCCGCAGTCCCGCCACGTCCTCGAACAGCCAATCGTCGACGGTGCCGAGGAAATAATGCCCGCGCGAGCGCGACGCGAGTTTCCAGTGTTCCCAGAGACTCGTGGCTCCGTTCGCGCGCCAGAAGCCCCAGCTCGGAAAGCTGACCTGCGTGGCGATGGCCCACGCCTCGTCCGCATGCCCCGTAGCCGTGAGTACGGGAAGGATCAGCTTGGTGGCGAGCGCACCGGTGTCCAGGTGATCGCCCCGGGACTTCGCATCGGCCGCGACGCCGGCGGCCACGCGATCACGAAGTGCGTGCGGAACGAGTCCGAAACCGAGCGCCAGGAGCTGGTGGGCCTGCCGGTATCCCCGGTCGTTCTCGCCGCGGTAATGGTCGCCGTCGAGGAAACGCCGGTTGAACGCGTCCCGCACCTTCGCCGCCATGCCGTCGAAACGCGCGGCGGCCACGGCATCACCCTTGAGGCGATACATGTCGGCCACGGTGCGTTCCATGCGATACAGGTAGGCCGTCGCGGCGACACGCTTGTCCTCCGGCGCGTTCTCGCCGGCCGGATCGGTCTCGGGACTCACCCAATCGCCCAGTTCGGTATCGGCGATACCGCCGGGCGAACGCGCGTCTTCCATGGCGACGTAACCGGCGATGCCATCGAGGTGTTCGTCGATCGGCCCACGGTCGCCGGCATACGTCCACAACGACCACGGCACGAGCACGTAGGCGGCGTGCCAGGTGGGCGCGCGCACGTCGCCCCAACCGGGGTTCGGCGCGATCAGCAGCGGCGCGCCCTGCGCGTTGCGCGCATCGGCGATGTCCCGCACCCACTTGGCGAGCAGGCGGCTCGCGTCGAAGTTACGCAGGAACATGTCGGCACCGAGCATGCCGTCGCCCGTCCAGCCGTTCTTCTCGTACATCGGCGTGTCGGTGGGGATGCCGTACAGGTTGTTGAGCATGGTGTCGACCGCGGCACGATGGATCCAGTTCAGCAGGTCGTTGCTGCTGTCGAACCGTCCCGTGACCGCGACATCGCTATGCACGACCTGCGCTTTTACCGCGTCGAGGGACGGCCTGCCCGGCCAGCCTTCGACCTGCACGTAACGAAATCCCTTGTAGGAAAAACGCGGATGCCAACGCGTGCGTCCCCCGGCCAGCGTCAGGCGATCGGTCTGGAAGCCCTGCTTGAAATAGTGATGTTCGTCGCGCGCATCGACCGTACCGTCGGACATGAGCTTTTCGCCATAGCGGGCGACGACCGTGCTACCTGCCGGCCCGCTGGCGTCGAACGCCGCCCATCCGGCGATGACGCGCGGAAAGGCGAACACGAACACGCCCGGCTTCGGTTCGCTGACCGAGGTCGCGTCCAGCGTGGACACGATGCGGATCGGCGGTTCGATCTGCGCCGCCAGGCGTCCCGCCGGTGCGGGCAGTTCGGCCGCGGGCTTCCATGCGCGGGGCGTCGCGCGACGGGCATCGTAGTGCTCGCCGCCGTACAGGTCGTCGAGCACGGTGGGACCGTCGGCCAGCTGCCAATCGTGACCCGTCGCGACGTCCTCGACGCGGCCGTCCGCATGGACGATGCGCAGCAAGGCACGGAAGCGCGGCTGACCATGCCAGGGGGCTCGCTCCCAATGCCAAACGTTCGGGTTGGTGAGGCCGAAGAAGCCGCGACCGAGCTCGACGCCCAGCGTATGCGACCCCGGTGTGAGCGACAGTTCGGTCGCCACGACCTCCACGCGCTTGCCGTAGTCGGTGAAGCCCGGTGAGAGCACCGCGTCGCCGACCGCCCGACCGTCGAGCGTGACGTCGGCATACCCGCCGGCGGCCACGTAGAGCATGGCGCGCACGACCTGGCCCTCGGTATGGAAGGTCTTCCTCAACAACGGGGCCGCGAGATCGTTCGCGTCGGCCTTGCCGATCCAACGTGCGACCGCCCATTGCGAGTCATCCAGAGCGGTATCGAAATGCGATGCGGTGGAGGCGTCACCCTCTGAGGTATGCACGTCCACGCGCCAGTCGTAGTGTTCGCCGGCACGAAGCGCCGGTCCCGCATAGGCCACGTCGAACGACCGGTCGGAACGCACCTCACCGCTATCCCAGACCGTATTTCCGCCCTGCCCGACCACGAGCCGATAACCGGTCTGCACCGTGCCGTTGCGTGACGCCCGCACGATCCACGAAAAACGCGGCCGCGCCACGTCCACGTAGGTTGGGGCATCCATTCGCTCGACGCGCGGTTGCACCAGCGTCGCGGCACCGGCCGGCAAGGCGAAGAAAAGACACGGAAGGACGAGGACGCGCGCGCCCCTACCCATGTGCCGCGTCGCCGAGGTAGCGGGTCAGCTCGGCCGAGGTCATGTCCCTCGCGAGGGCGGCGGCCTGCCCCGCCCACATGTTGCTGAAGTCCGGTTCGTTCACTTTCTCCGTCACTGCGCGCAGCGGTACCAGAGCGGCCGCCGCGGTCGGAAACGCCGGCGCCACGTCGGACAGGGGCCCGACCTCGCGCATCAGGCGGTTGAGGATGCCGCGCGCCGGGCGGCCGGTGAAGACGTTGGTCACCGCCGTGCCGTCGTCGGTCGCCGCATGGAGGGCTTCACGATGGAACGCCGTGATCCTGGCCTCGGGAGTGAAAAGATATGCCGTGCCCACCTGGACGGCCGATGCGCCGAGCGCGAACGCGGCTCGCACGCCGCGCGGATCGGCGATGCCGCCGGCGGCGATCACCGGAACCGCCACCGCGTCGACCACCTGCGGCACGAGCGCCATCGTGCCCACCTGGGTCGCCATGTCGTCGCCGAGGAAATTGCCGCGATGGCCGCCCGCCTCGTAACCCATGGCGATGACGGCATCGACATCGCGCGCGGCCAGCCATCGCGCTTCGGCCACCGTCGTGGCGGACGCGATCACCTTCGCCCCCGTGCGCTTCACGCGATCGAGCAACGCCCCCTGCGGCAAACCGAAGTGGAAGCTCACCACCTCGGGCCGATAGGCCTCGACGAGCGCACAGTACGCCTCGTCGAACGGCGCCCGTCCCCCGGCCGGCAACGGCGCGGCGGGATCGAGTCCGCGCTCGACGTAATAAGGCGCGAGCGTCGCGCGCCAGGCCATCTGCGCGGCGGGATCGGGCGGCGGCGCGGTGTGCGCGAAGAAGTTGAGGTTGATCGGCTTCGTCGTGGCGATGCGAATCGTCTCCAGCGCCGCCGTCATCTGCTCTACCGACAACGCCGCGCCGGGCAACGAGCCGAGGCCGCCGGCCTCGCTCGCCGCGATCACCATGTCCGGCGTGGTCGCCCCGGCCATGGGCGCTTGCACGATGGGCCGCTCGATGCCGAACAGCTCCAGGATGCGGTTGTTTTGGGCCATCGCGTTCACCCCGTGTGGTTGACCCGAAAGCTTACTTTGACTCGGCATCGAGCTGTTGCTGCCGGTATTCCGGCGTGGTGACGCCACCCACGCCCCAGTTCTCCAGTTCCACCTCCTCGATCACCACGAAGGTGGCGCTCAACGGCTTTCCCATGACGTCGAGAAGCAGCTCGCTCACGCCCTTGATGAGGGCCTTTTTCTGTTCCGGGGTGGTGGCGCTCGCGCCCGGCGCGGTGCCTTCGCGGGTCACCTTGATGTTCACGTACGGCATGTCCGTTCTCCTCCTGTGGGAGCGGGTCGCTCCCCGTCGATACACAGTCTAGGCACGTCCGGGCATGCGGAGAATTCGCTAATATCGAGCAATGACTGAGCAGAAACGCACAGATCCCGACTGGCAGGACCTCCGCGTCTTCCTGGCGCTGGGACGGCACGGCAGCCTTTCCGCCGCCGCCCGCGCCCTGGCGGTAAACCACGCCACCGTAGCCCGGCGCATCCAGTCGCTGGAGGCGAGTCTCGGCGAGAAGCTGGTCGAACGGCGTCCCGACGGCTACGTGCTCACGCCCGCCGGAGTCCGTACGTTGTCCGCCGCCGGCGACATGGAAACCGCCGTGCAGACCCTCGGGCGTGGCGACGGCGACGACGCGCCGCGCGGCACCGTCCGCGTCAACGCACCCCCGGGGCTGTCGCAGGGATTCCTCATCGAACGACTGGCCGAGTTGCCACTGCGCCATCCAGGGCTCGACATCGACCTCGCCACGGACCTGCGCTCGGTCAGCCTGGAACGTCACGAAACGGATATCGCCATACGCGTGGATCGTCCGCTGGACGGCGACTTCGTCGCCCGCCCGCTGGGCCGCATGGCCTATGGTTTCTACGGCACGCCTTCGCTGTGCGAACGCATGGCGAACGGCGCGCCGCCGGTGTTCATCGGTTTCAACGAAGCGAACGCCTATCTTCCCGAGGCGGCGTGGCTGTCGCGGGAATACCCGCAGGCACGCATCGCCTTCCGCGCGAACAACCAGTTCGCCCAGGCGACGGCCGCGCGCTCGGGCGTGGGGCTCGCGTTGTTGCCGCATTACATCGGGCGGCAGGTAACGGAACTGCGTTCGTGCGAGATGCCCGCGGTGCCGCCCGCTCGGGACATATGGGTGTTGACGCGCCGGCAGGACCGGAAGGATCTACCGATACGCGTGGTCGTGGAGCATGTGACGAAGGCCTTTGCCGACGAGAAGGGATCGTTCGAAGCGTGACGCGTGCACGAAACGCCGTTTTCCCGTCGCGTTCCCCGCCCGGACGACGAAGCGTACAATCCTTGAGTCATTCAGCCGGCGGGGGGCATCCGAATGGATCGCAAGCACTACTGGTTCGGCCGCAAACGCGTCGGCATCGGGTTCGGTCCCATCGCCTGGCAAGGCTGGGTGTTGATCCTCGCTTACATCGTCGCCATGCGCTCGATCGCCTGGTTCACGCCGCATCCCGAACACGCCGTGCTGATGATCGCGGCATCCGCCGTCGCGCTCGGCCTCGCCCTTTGGAAATTTCATCCCCGTGCGTAATCGCCTTCTCCTGCTCGCCGCCTCGCTGTTTTCCTTTCCCGCCTTCGCCATGCCCGAGGCCACGCTGAACCTTCGCGACGGCGGAAAACCGGTGCTCTCCATCCGGCCCGACGGCATCGCGCCCATCGAGGTCACGCTCGGCCTGCGCCTGGCCGACGAAGACCTCACCCAGGGTTTCGCCTTGGCCGGCTCGTCGAAGCGACAGTGGGACGAGCATTACCGCATGCCCACCGGCAAGCGGCTCGAGCGCGAGGCGCACTTTCGCGAAACGCGCTACGCCTTGCGTAAGCCGTCGGGAGAACGGCTCGACGTGGTCGTGCGCAGCACGGCCGACGGCGTCGCCTTCCGATACGAGATACCAGGGCGCTCGTCGGCGACGGTGACCGGGGAAGCCACCGGCTTCACCCTCCCTGGCGATGCACCGGCGTGGTTGCTGCCCTACAGTCCCGAATACGAAAAGGAGCGCATGCAGGCCACCGCGGCCAGCGCGCCGGCCGGCGATTACGGCTATCCGTCGTTGTTTCGCCTCGGCGACACCTATGTCCTGCTGACCGAGGCCAACAACGACGGACGTTACGACGGCAGCCGGCTCGGGCACGCCGCGAATTCGGGCACCTACGCGCTCATGCTGGCCGATCCGAGCGTGCAGGCCACCGACGTCACGCCGTGGCGCGTCGCGATCATGGGCGACCTGGCCAGGGTGACCGAATCCACGCTGGTCGACGATCTCGCCGATCCCTCGCGCTTGACCGACACCGCCTGGATCAAGCCGGGCAAGGTCTCATGGTCGTGGCTGAGCGAACACCAAAGCCCCTCGGACTTCGAACGTCAGAAGGCCTACGTCGATTTCGCCGCCCGCCACCACCTGCCCTATACGCTGGTCGACGAAGGCTGGAGCGATGCCTGGGTACCGGAACTCGTGCGATACGCCAACGCGAAGCACGTGGACATCCTGCTGTGGTTCAACTGGGCGAAGCTCGACACGGCCGCCAAGCGAACGGCCGAGCTGCGCAAGGTGAAGGCCTGGGGCGTGAAGGGCGTGAAGATCGATTTCATGGAATCGGACTCGCAGGACCGCTACCGTTGGTACGACGCCACGTTGGCCGACACGGCCGCCCTGCACCTCATGGTGGATTTCCACGGCGCCACCATTCCGCACGGCCTGGCGCGCACGTGGCCGCACCTTGTCACGATGGAAGGCGTTCGCGGTGCGGAGAACGACCCGCCCGTCGTGGGCAACACCATCCAGCCCTTTACGCGCAACGTCGTGGGATCGATGGATTACACGCCGGTGGCTTTCGACGCGGGACGCAAGCAAGCCTCGATCGCGCACGAAGTGGCCCTGCCCATCGTCTTCGAATCGGGCCTGACGCACCTGGCCGATCGCCCCGAAGCCTATGAAAAGCGCCCCGTGGCCATGGCCTTCCTCGAGCAGGTACCCACCGTGTGGGACGAAACGAAACTGCTCTCCGGCACGCCCGGCCGGGATGCCGTGTTCGCACGTCGCAGCGGCGATCGCTGGTTCGTCGGTGCCATCGAGGCGGGCGGTGCGCGCAAGCTCACCGCCGACCTGTCGAAGCTCGGCGGCGGTCCATGGCATGCCGACATCGTGCGCGACGGCGATGGCCGCGGCGACGTGGTCCGGACGTCCCGCGAGGTCGCGAAGGGCGGCTCGCTCGCGTTCGACGTACCGCTCAATGGCGGTTTCGCGGCGATACTCTGCGCCATGCCGGAGAGCGCCAAGAACGGGACGTGCTATCGCTGAACCGGCGACCGATGCCCGTCGGCGATGCGCCCCGTGTCGACTTCGATCATCTTCTGCCCGGCAAGGATGGCCAGCCGGTCGCCCAGTGGCCTGGCGCGCGATTCGTGGACGCTCAGGGCAAGCAGGTTGGGAGCCGACCATTCCGCCAGCGGCTCGAACACCTCGCTGGCCTTGAGCACCTGGTCGCGCATGCCGGGCTCGTGCCCGCCGATGCGCACCCTGAAGGTCACCTGGCCGGAGCGGCGCGCGATGCGACGAACGATGTGACAGGCATTGGTCTCCACTTCATCGCCGAGCGCGAGGTCGTCGATGAGGAACGGTATGCAGCACAGCGTGAAGCGCCCACGCGCCGTCCTGCGCCACCAGAGCTGTTCCCATCGACTGCGTCCGCCATGGACGCCGGCGAGCATGTGGAAAACGCTGGTCGCCCTGTCCCGCCAGACGGGGTGCTTGTGGGCGACGACGAGTCCGCGCTCCTGATGTTTCATAATGCTCCTCCATGAAGGCCCACGAACGGCCTCGATGCGATCTCGTCCAACATGTCCGCTCAATGACTTACCCGTCTCACGACGAGGGCGCGCACCATACGCAATTTCTTGCGAACGGGTCAACTCCTGCCCGCTGCGACGACGGCGTGGCCGTGACGGTCATGCTTCGTCCGATCGATTCTTGCCGGAATTACACATGTCTCATTACACCGGGCCGCTGCTCACCCGCGACATCGCCACCGACCTCCTCGCCGCCCGCGATGCCGGGAGTACGTCGTGGACGGGATCGTTCGACCTCGGGCGTTCGCAAAGCTCGGCCGTGCTCTCGCCGGACGGCTGGCGGTGGCATGACCGCGACCATCCGTACCCGTCCCGCCTCAGGGACCGCACGATCTACTACCTCGACGGTGAGGATTTCGAACCCGTTTCGCGGTTTTCGGGCTCGCTCATCAAGCTGGTGCCCACCGAGTGGGGTGCTCCCACCTTCGAGATCGACGGCATCAAGATGCTGCCCACCGCGAAGGAGTCGCCCCTCGACGATGCGCGGCGCAAGGTGGCGCTGGTCGAACCGCGCGGCAAGTCCGTGCTGGATACGTGCGGCGGCCTGGGCTATTTCGCGGCCTGCTGCCTCGATGCGGGCGTGGCGAGCATCCGTTCGTTCGAGAAGAACGACGACGTGCTGTGGCTTCGCACGATCAATGCCTGGTCGCCCGATCCGGCATCCGCCGAAAGCGGCGGCCGCCTGTCGCTCACCCACGCCGACGTCGCCGACGCCATCCAGGGCATCGCCGATGCCTCGATGGACGCCGTGCTGCACGATCCGCCTCGGTTCGGCATCGCAGGCGAGCTGTATTCCCAGGCGTTCTACGACCAGTTGGCCCGCGTGATACGGCGCGGCGGGCGCCTGTTCCACTACACCGGAAGCCCCAACAGGCTCACCAGCGGACGCGACGTGCCACGGGAAGTCGTCAAACGTCTCGAAAAAGCCGGCTTCGTCGCCCGTCCGGAACTCGACGGCGTCTTCGCCACCCGGCGCTGACGCACCGCCTACCGAAGGAGTGGGAGCGGATCCTGTCCGCAACCCTCGGGTTTTCCCGTCGCGGACGGGCCCAGGCATTCGGATGCGAGCGGTACATACCGCACGATGATCGCAAGGCTTCATTCGCACCGGGGGCCACCCTGAGGGTTCGCGGATAGGATCCGCTCCCACCCTTCGGTAGCTAACGTCACGAATGAGCCTCGCGTCACACAAATGCAATTGATAACGATTGTCATTTAGATATACTGCGCACCTCTTCGGTTCCGGCCCCTGTCCATGGATTGCCACGTCGGCCTGCTCAATTCGGTGCCCTCGCCGCTGCTGTGCGAGATGTTCGGCGCGGCCGGATACGGGTTCGTCGTGCTCGATCTCGAGCACCAGTTGCTCTCTCCAGGCGACCTCCAGCATGCGATTCGCGCCTGCGAGCTCGGCGGCTGCGAGCCCTGGGTACGCGTGCCCGAGGTCGATGCCAAGCTGATCGGCCGCGTGCTCGACGCGGGCGCGAAAGGCATCGTGATCTCCCGGCTCGAAACCGTCGAACAGGCGCGCCACGCCGTGGAAGCCGCGCACTTTCCGCCGCTGGGCAGGCGCGGCATCACCGGCGGGCGGGTGACGGGATTCGGCAAGGTGTCTCTGGCCGACTACATCGCAGCGTCGCGCGACGCGATCCGTATCGTACCGATGATCGAAAGCGAAGCAGGCATCGACGCCCTTCCCGGCATCCTCGCCGTGCCGGGTATCTGCCTCGTGATGGAAGGCGCGCTCGACCTCGCGCTCGACATGGGCCTGGGACCGGATCCGCTGCATCCGCGCGTGTGGCAACGCCTGCTCGACATCGCCGGGCATTGCGACGAAGCCGGCGTGCCGTTCTGTCCCAACCCCCGCACACCTCACCAGCGCGAGCACTGGCTCGCGCGACGCCCCCGCTGGCTGCTCGCCGGCGAGGACCGCGGCCTGCTGCTCGGCGCGCTGCGCGAACGGCGTCGCGAACTGGTTCCCGACGTTCAAACCACCCCTGCCTGAAGGACCGACCCTCCGTGCGTGCGATTCTGCGACTTTCCTGCCTCAGCCTTGCCGTCGGCGGCGCCCTCTTCGTCGACCCGGCCCATGCCGAGGACACCGATACGACCAAACCGCGCGATCTCCAGGCGGTGACGGTGCAAGGCAACGTGCTCGG
This window of the Luteibacter aegosomatis genome carries:
- a CDS encoding LysR family transcriptional regulator, with product MTEQKRTDPDWQDLRVFLALGRHGSLSAAARALAVNHATVARRIQSLEASLGEKLVERRPDGYVLTPAGVRTLSAAGDMETAVQTLGRGDGDDAPRGTVRVNAPPGLSQGFLIERLAELPLRHPGLDIDLATDLRSVSLERHETDIAIRVDRPLDGDFVARPLGRMAYGFYGTPSLCERMANGAPPVFIGFNEANAYLPEAAWLSREYPQARIAFRANNQFAQATAARSGVGLALLPHYIGRQVTELRSCEMPAVPPARDIWVLTRRQDRKDLPIRVVVEHVTKAFADEKGSFEA
- a CDS encoding class I SAM-dependent methyltransferase, coding for MSHYTGPLLTRDIATDLLAARDAGSTSWTGSFDLGRSQSSAVLSPDGWRWHDRDHPYPSRLRDRTIYYLDGEDFEPVSRFSGSLIKLVPTEWGAPTFEIDGIKMLPTAKESPLDDARRKVALVEPRGKSVLDTCGGLGYFAACCLDAGVASIRSFEKNDDVLWLRTINAWSPDPASAESGGRLSLTHADVADAIQGIADASMDAVLHDPPRFGIAGELYSQAFYDQLARVIRRGGRLFHYTGSPNRLTSGRDVPREVVKRLEKAGFVARPELDGVFATRR
- a CDS encoding HpcH/HpaI aldolase family protein, producing MDCHVGLLNSVPSPLLCEMFGAAGYGFVVLDLEHQLLSPGDLQHAIRACELGGCEPWVRVPEVDAKLIGRVLDAGAKGIVISRLETVEQARHAVEAAHFPPLGRRGITGGRVTGFGKVSLADYIAASRDAIRIVPMIESEAGIDALPGILAVPGICLVMEGALDLALDMGLGPDPLHPRVWQRLLDIAGHCDEAGVPFCPNPRTPHQREHWLARRPRWLLAGEDRGLLLGALRERRRELVPDVQTTPA
- a CDS encoding glycoside hydrolase family 97 protein, which produces MRNRLLLLAASLFSFPAFAMPEATLNLRDGGKPVLSIRPDGIAPIEVTLGLRLADEDLTQGFALAGSSKRQWDEHYRMPTGKRLEREAHFRETRYALRKPSGERLDVVVRSTADGVAFRYEIPGRSSATVTGEATGFTLPGDAPAWLLPYSPEYEKERMQATAASAPAGDYGYPSLFRLGDTYVLLTEANNDGRYDGSRLGHAANSGTYALMLADPSVQATDVTPWRVAIMGDLARVTESTLVDDLADPSRLTDTAWIKPGKVSWSWLSEHQSPSDFERQKAYVDFAARHHLPYTLVDEGWSDAWVPELVRYANAKHVDILLWFNWAKLDTAAKRTAELRKVKAWGVKGVKIDFMESDSQDRYRWYDATLADTAALHLMVDFHGATIPHGLARTWPHLVTMEGVRGAENDPPVVGNTIQPFTRNVVGSMDYTPVAFDAGRKQASIAHEVALPIVFESGLTHLADRPEAYEKRPVAMAFLEQVPTVWDETKLLSGTPGRDAVFARRSGDRWFVGAIEAGGARKLTADLSKLGGGPWHADIVRDGDGRGDVVRTSREVAKGGSLAFDVPLNGGFAAILCAMPESAKNGTCYR
- a CDS encoding tautomerase family protein, which produces MPYVNIKVTREGTAPGASATTPEQKKALIKGVSELLLDVMGKPLSATFVVIEEVELENWGVGGVTTPEYRQQQLDAESK
- a CDS encoding DUF4265 domain-containing protein produces the protein MKHQERGLVVAHKHPVWRDRATSVFHMLAGVHGGRSRWEQLWWRRTARGRFTLCCIPFLIDDLALGDEVETNACHIVRRIARRSGQVTFRVRIGGHEPGMRDQVLKASEVFEPLAEWSAPNLLALSVHESRARPLGDRLAILAGQKMIEVDTGRIADGHRSPVQR